Sequence from the Methanobrevibacter arboriphilus genome:
ATTAAGAGAACACAGATTTTCAAATTCTTCAATTACATCTGCATCTATGGAGTTTTTAAGTTTATCAATATCAACAATATCTGAGATGTTTCCTCCACATCTACAGATAAACACTCCAACACGTAAATCTAATTTTTGAGAATTTAGGGTTTTTTTATCATACATTTTAATCCCTTCATATTTTAATCTCTTTATAATAATTTTAATAAATCTTAATTTTTTAACTAATTTTAATAATTTTAAATAGTATTAATCTTTATTTTTTAATATTTTTTTATTTTATTTTTATTTTTTTTTAAATTTTATTTTTTTTAAAAAATAATGATTTAAGCTTTATTAGCAGTTTTAACTTTTTTTACTTCTCTTTCTTTTGATAAGCTTTTTTCTACTTTTTCAATTAAAGGTTCTATTGGAACTGTGTGTGTTTGAATTCCCATTACTTTATAAGGATCTGAACCCATTACAAATGCTACTAACTGAGCTATATTAAGGTGTATAATTTTAAAATCAATGTTTAATTCTTTCCCGATGAATGGTTGGTATCTATCAAATTGTGTTTGGCAATTTGGGCACATATGGACTAAAATATCTATATTTTCATCCTTTAATGATAATAACTTTTCAGAAGTAACTTTCATAGAAAGGTCTCTATTAACAAACCTCTGCCTAAATCCTGCTCCACATGTGGATCTTTTATGGTCATACCAACCTATTGTTTCTATTCCGCAGCTTTTTAAAATTTCATCTAAAACTTTCGGATCTCTGAATCCTTCGGTTGCATCTTCATACTGAACTTTACAGTAATGGCATGCTGGATGGGTAGCTATTCTGAACTCAGATAAATCAATTTTAATATTTTTAGCTATTTCCTCTTTTTTATCAAAAAAGATATCTACTACATGAAATATATTTTTTGAGGAATCGATTGTTCCTTCTTCATATTTCATTTCATCTAAGTTAGTTTCATTATATATTGTATTTACTTCATCCCTAACTTTTTCATTGTTATTTAATAGCTTAGCTACTTTTTTATGAATTGCATAGCAAGTGGAACACATCATTACTATGTTAGTGTGATCAGTTTTTTTAGCTACACTAAAGTTTCTTCCTCCAATCACTGTTGTTGAAAGCTGATCATATATGTCTGAATAATGACCAAGACCAGTACAGCAAGATTGCCTATCATCAACAATATATTCAATACCAATTTTATCGAAAACATATTTTGTTGAAGATTCAACTCCTGGATACTCTCCATTTATTAAACAACTTTTAAAGAGCATGATATTTTTATCAGGTATTTTTCGCATAGATTTACCTTCTATAATATTAATTATTTCTATTCTTAATTACTTGTATTTAGATATAAAGCTATCTACTTTAATTTTATTCTCTAAGCTTTTTGGCTCTTTTATCAAGGCCTGTCTTTTTAAGTAAAACTCTTATTTCTTCAATAGAGTCTTTTGGCATTTCAAGTGGTTTAAGACCTAATTCTTCTCTTATTTTATTTAAATTCATATTTTTTTCTTCCCATTCTTCGCCAATGTCTCTTATTAAGTCTTTGTGAAAATTATCAGGAATGCCTCCAAGACCTATATCCATCATTAAATCTACAAAACCTGCAAATGGACCTACTTCTTCATTAGCTATGCCTTTTGATATGGCTATTTGCCTTAGTATTTGGTTTACTTCACATGCACTATTACCAACTGGGCAAATACTGTGACAAGTATAACAATAAAAACAATTCCATATTGTTTCATCAGCTATCACTGACTCATCACCTTCAAGAACCTTTTCAATCATAGCTCTAGGATTGTATTCTGAATTTCTGGCCCCTGGACACATAGATGTGCACATTCCACATTGTACGCATTTTAAAAGCCCTTTTTCTTTAGAAAATTTAATATCTTCTACAATTTTTTCAGCTAGTTCTAATGGATTGTCATCTATTTTAATTGTATCCATTTCACCACCCCATTTATAATTGAATAACTTTTCTATGAATAATAAATCTATGAATAAACTTAAAATTATGAATAAATTTAATAATAATTTTCACTTCTTTATTTGAAATTATCATTTATTTAAGATTATCATTTATTTTAAATTATCTTTTATTCCAAATTATTTCTTATTTTTCAAATATCAATATTTTATAGATATTCTAAATTTTATAAAATACTTTTTAAAAATAAAACCTCAATATAAAAAATTCTAGTCATAAATAATTTTAGTCATAACAATTTATGCATAGATAATTTCTAGCCTAGATAATTATTTTCTTAAAAACAAAAAATCTTTTTATATTTTTACAGAAGCTAGTTTAATATATTAAAATATTCTTTTTGTACAATAAAATATATTGGAGTTAATAATATGTGTCCTAACGTCGATAAATATTACTATATACTTAATAATGTAAAAAATTAATAGTTAAAAAATCAATAGTATTAAATTAATAGTATTTATTAATATTTTTAATTTTGATAAAATAATTTCAACAGGATATTAATTTTAACAAAATATGATACTGTATATTTTATTTTTAATAGTATAAATATTTTGTTAATATAGTATTTTATATAATAATTATAATTTTGATATAATAATATCATATCTTGATATAATATATATTTTTGATATAATAGTTCTAATAATAATACTAATATTGATATAATAATATCATATACTGATATAATGTTATACAAAATATTATATATGATATTTTATATATGATATGGATTTAATTATGATAATATGGAGTTTATATAATAATATATGGTTAAAAGTATTTACATACCTTCTAAACTCATATCAATCATTCTTTTTGTTTCACTAGCTAATTCTGGTGGAAGTCCTGTTATGTCCATACTTAAGAACCCTCTAACAATCATAGAGGTAGCTTCTTCTTCAGTTAAACCTCTTGATGTAAGATAATAAATTTCTTCTTCATCAATTTTCCCAACAGCTGCCTCGTGAGACATTTCAAGGTTCGCTGAACTTGCTTCAAGTTCTGGAACAGCGTAAATCATAGAATCGTCTGAGAGAACCAATCCATGGCATTCAAGGTGTCCTTTAACTCCCGGAACAGTTCCAGCTAAATGTCCTCTTGAATAAATTTTTGACTCATCATTAGAAACTGCTCTTGAAATAACTTCTGCAGCTGAACCTTCTCCATTTAAAAATACTCTTGAACCTACATCAATAATAGAGTCTTTTTGACCACTTTGTATACTTTGAAATATTGCTTTAGAATTTTTTCCATGACAGTATGCTGTTGGATATGATTGTATTGTTTTAACAGGACTTGTGAGTACATAATTGTTAATAAAAGTAGCATCATCATCAACTTTTATTCCAGTTCTAGGTCTAACTTCCACTTGTTCTGCCCAATTATGGACCATTGTAAATGTAATTTTTGCTCCTGGTTTTAAATAAAATTCTGAAACTCCCACATGCAATGCAGATGAAACATCTTCTCCAGTTGCACACCCGGTAATAACATGTAGTTCTGAGTTTTCTTCTGCTATTATTATATTGTGTGCAGTTTGCATAACTGTTTCATCACCAATAAACATACATGCTTGCATGGGAAATACTTCTTTAGTACCAGGTAAAGATCTTATAAAGTATCCACTTTTAGTCCCTTCTTCATGTTCTCTAAGAGCTGTTTGAGCGGTATATTTATCTGCATCGGGAGATACAACATTCCA
This genomic interval carries:
- the hdrB gene encoding ferredoxin:CoB-CoM heterodisulfide reductase subunit HdrB; the encoded protein is MRKIPDKNIMLFKSCLINGEYPGVESSTKYVFDKIGIEYIVDDRQSCCTGLGHYSDIYDQLSTTVIGGRNFSVAKKTDHTNIVMMCSTCYAIHKKVAKLLNNNEKVRDEVNTIYNETNLDEMKYEEGTIDSSKNIFHVVDIFFDKKEEIAKNIKIDLSEFRIATHPACHYCKVQYEDATEGFRDPKVLDEILKSCGIETIGWYDHKRSTCGAGFRQRFVNRDLSMKVTSEKLLSLKDENIDILVHMCPNCQTQFDRYQPFIGKELNIDFKIIHLNIAQLVAFVMGSDPYKVMGIQTHTVPIEPLIEKVEKSLSKEREVKKVKTANKA
- the hdrC gene encoding ferredoxin:CoB-CoM heterodisulfide reductase subunit HdrC → MDTIKIDDNPLELAEKIVEDIKFSKEKGLLKCVQCGMCTSMCPGARNSEYNPRAMIEKVLEGDESVIADETIWNCFYCYTCHSICPVGNSACEVNQILRQIAISKGIANEEVGPFAGFVDLMMDIGLGGIPDNFHKDLIRDIGEEWEEKNMNLNKIREELGLKPLEMPKDSIEEIRVLLKKTGLDKRAKKLRE
- a CDS encoding SufB/SufD family protein, whose product is MLSVRNVLQKAEKAKNKKAAIGSDIDMEEFIKEDKEEHETVDSIQDVPRKVKDTLLKVGVDTSENERAGSFLQMDQSNIYSSSVSDSIELMNLEIALDKYNWLNKYMWNVVSPDADKYTAQTALREHEEGTKSGYFIRSLPGTKEVFPMQACMFIGDETVMQTAHNIIIAEENSELHVITGCATGEDVSSALHVGVSEFYLKPGAKITFTMVHNWAEQVEVRPRTGIKVDDDATFINNYVLTSPVKTIQSYPTAYCHGKNSKAIFQSIQSGQKDSIIDVGSRVFLNGEGSAAEVISRAVSNDESKIYSRGHLAGTVPGVKGHLECHGLVLSDDSMIYAVPELEASSANLEMSHEAAVGKIDEEEIYYLTSRGLTEEEATSMIVRGFLSMDITGLPPELASETKRMIDMSLEGM